A region from the Rhodothermia bacterium genome encodes:
- a CDS encoding DUF1460 domain-containing protein: protein MKTATNPILRGTTSTISPILAFVLFAWLSACQDPTRGQMAKIEEANRNAKAVTTALESKLNGENEALPKPDQAVSSGVNEATFQQLMAWASGQNLSSRPFGEILVEVGKKFIGKPYVAGLLDKDTSKEPLVVNFEAFDCLLLVETVTALSTQIAKKDANYQNFEQTLRNIRYQKGKQGYGTRLHYFTDWILENSAQNRIKDVTQEVGQSAGLTKSNQTLNFMSTHRSSYPQLVGNDALYNEIVQMEQRLKGVQLYYVPKNNLRKIYNKLQAGDILATATSIKGLDVTHTGFVIANPNGTKGFMHASSASGQVKISPDLQDYSMGIKAQIGMVVLRPNKPN, encoded by the coding sequence ATGAAAACCGCTACTAACCCAATTTTGAGGGGTACAACCTCGACCATCTCACCAATCTTGGCCTTTGTTCTTTTTGCTTGGCTATCCGCTTGTCAAGACCCCACACGCGGCCAAATGGCAAAGATAGAAGAGGCCAACCGGAATGCCAAGGCCGTGACCACTGCCTTAGAGAGCAAACTCAATGGGGAAAATGAAGCTCTTCCCAAACCAGACCAAGCCGTAAGCAGTGGCGTAAACGAAGCAACCTTTCAACAACTCATGGCTTGGGCTTCAGGGCAAAACCTTTCTTCACGGCCTTTTGGAGAAATTCTCGTGGAAGTTGGGAAAAAGTTTATTGGAAAGCCCTATGTGGCGGGCCTTTTAGACAAAGACACCTCCAAAGAACCATTGGTCGTCAACTTCGAGGCATTCGACTGCTTGTTGTTGGTGGAAACGGTGACTGCCCTTTCTACTCAAATTGCCAAGAAAGATGCAAATTACCAAAACTTTGAACAAACCCTCAGAAATATCCGATACCAAAAAGGCAAACAAGGCTACGGAACCCGCTTGCATTATTTTACGGACTGGATTTTGGAAAACAGCGCCCAAAACCGCATCAAGGACGTCACACAAGAAGTTGGGCAAAGTGCGGGGCTAACCAAATCCAACCAAACGCTTAATTTTATGAGTACCCACCGAAGCAGCTACCCTCAGTTGGTGGGCAATGACGCTCTCTATAACGAAATTGTGCAAATGGAGCAGCGGCTTAAAGGGGTTCAGTTATATTACGTTCCAAAAAACAACCTCCGAAAGATTTACAACAAACTCCAAGCAGGTGATATTCTGGCTACCGCAACCAGTATTAAAGGATTAGATGTGACCCATACGGGCTTCGTGATTGCCAATCCCAACGGTACGAAAGGATTTATGCACGCCTCTTCGGCCAGTGGGCAGGTTAAAATCTCACCAGACCTCCAAGATTATAGCATGGGCATTAAGGCACAAATTGGCATGGTGGTGCTTCGCCCAAACAAACCCAATTGA
- a CDS encoding LPS-assembly protein LptD has translation MWQSQTHFFSALLFSILCCGWHQLTFAQPRPALPSPPADSLAARKRSPKQPIKFTADSLRIVFDEKKGDLARLAKNTTVTYDQIKVVSPLIRFYFKDQLVEAIAWPNAQQTENFPQFTRGSETFSSERLSFNLKTEQGRFLNSRTKMQDGFILGNVVKVRSDSTVFVQHGLYTTCDDPSHPHYSLEAKKMKIGRNKWIYTGPIRLNLLKIKLPVILPFGAIPTLEGRRSGPLTPSYGQDNQQGFYLKDWGWYWPINDYMDVQIRFGVWSLGSFQIRPTYRYAVRNRFNGSADFTYRYIVTGQRYDAERIPRSAWDLGLNHSQKINPYADVSANIRIGNSRLLRVISDNFNDRILSESSQNSNFSYNKRWNHKGRTMALYGSLSDNLTTRNASLTLPALRFGQRTQTPFQRGGTGQSTRFYENLQYDLDADLNTNYQFQPVTKDTTENRWWDGLFNPEAYRNTTGLDPEQRYYLTGTGNFRISMPYTMRKTPIRGKNMELTFSPNLSLREYVVSREDGRIRIWGNTDASTGVRSYRDSTFYRTGMVFFHDLNLSFSAGTTIYGTFPWKIGSLNGFRHVMRPSLSFSTRPTYENNPWNYFKTLTDTDGNTVYDAKDQAIRYPVNSNIPSGKSRTLGLSVENVLRTRTIKTDSTGTLKKNAFDLLNFGFSSGYNFAADSLQWQDVSLRGYTNIAGRLNLSFGGSISPYRGLTSFNTTFSTSLRSRQQSGLALDSGTKKKTELTSDWTDYKIPWSLGLNLSYGYAAGISSQMQGQHRAILDANFNFQLTEKWRVEGRSGFDVVSGTFTSTDLSVYRDLHCWEMAFSVRPFGKYQSFQFRLNVKSGKLRSILRLEHPKSDIRSSLTDILP, from the coding sequence ATGTGGCAAAGCCAAACCCATTTTTTTAGTGCCCTGCTATTTTCGATCCTCTGCTGCGGATGGCATCAGTTGACTTTCGCACAGCCACGCCCCGCACTTCCCTCACCGCCAGCAGACTCCTTGGCCGCCCGAAAAAGAAGCCCGAAGCAACCTATAAAGTTTACCGCTGACTCACTCCGCATTGTCTTCGACGAAAAAAAAGGAGACCTCGCAAGACTTGCCAAGAACACCACTGTCACCTACGACCAAATAAAAGTCGTATCACCATTGATCCGGTTTTACTTCAAAGACCAATTGGTAGAGGCGATTGCTTGGCCCAATGCCCAACAAACGGAAAACTTTCCCCAATTTACGCGCGGCTCAGAGACCTTTTCCTCCGAACGCCTCTCGTTTAATCTCAAGACCGAGCAAGGACGATTTCTAAACAGTCGCACCAAAATGCAAGATGGATTTATATTGGGGAATGTGGTTAAGGTGCGATCGGATAGTACCGTTTTTGTGCAACACGGCCTCTATACAACCTGCGACGACCCAAGCCATCCGCATTATTCATTAGAAGCCAAAAAAATGAAAATCGGGCGAAACAAGTGGATTTATACTGGACCTATACGCTTAAATTTATTAAAGATAAAGCTCCCTGTTATTTTGCCCTTTGGCGCAATACCAACCCTTGAAGGCAGACGAAGTGGGCCACTTACCCCGTCCTATGGCCAAGACAATCAACAAGGATTTTACCTAAAAGACTGGGGATGGTACTGGCCAATCAATGACTATATGGATGTCCAAATCCGGTTTGGGGTGTGGTCTCTGGGCAGCTTCCAAATACGCCCAACCTATCGGTATGCCGTTCGAAATAGGTTTAACGGATCAGCGGACTTTACGTATCGCTATATTGTTACCGGACAGCGTTACGACGCCGAAAGGATCCCGCGATCAGCTTGGGATTTGGGTCTGAACCATTCGCAGAAAATCAACCCATATGCCGATGTCTCTGCCAATATTCGGATCGGAAACAGCCGGTTATTGCGGGTTATTTCCGACAACTTCAACGACCGCATCCTGTCCGAATCAAGCCAAAACTCCAATTTCAGCTACAACAAACGTTGGAACCACAAAGGCCGAACGATGGCGCTTTATGGCAGTTTATCGGACAATCTTACGACCAGAAATGCCTCACTAACGTTACCCGCTTTGCGGTTTGGTCAACGAACACAGACCCCTTTTCAACGTGGTGGTACGGGTCAAAGCACACGTTTTTACGAAAACCTCCAATATGACTTGGATGCAGACTTAAACACAAATTACCAATTCCAACCCGTCACCAAGGATACGACCGAGAACCGCTGGTGGGATGGCTTATTCAACCCAGAAGCCTACCGCAATACAACCGGCTTAGACCCCGAACAGCGGTATTACCTGACCGGAACAGGGAATTTCAGAATTTCGATGCCATACACCATGCGCAAAACCCCAATTCGCGGTAAAAACATGGAATTAACCTTCTCGCCAAACCTGAGTTTGCGGGAATATGTCGTTTCTCGTGAGGATGGTCGTATTCGGATTTGGGGCAATACAGATGCTTCAACTGGCGTTCGATCGTATCGGGACAGTACTTTTTACCGGACGGGAATGGTATTTTTCCATGACCTAAACCTTAGCTTTTCTGCTGGAACCACTATTTATGGGACTTTCCCGTGGAAGATTGGTAGTTTAAATGGTTTCCGTCATGTCATGCGGCCATCCTTGTCTTTTTCCACCCGCCCTACTTATGAGAATAACCCTTGGAACTACTTTAAGACCTTAACCGATACCGACGGAAATACGGTCTATGATGCCAAGGATCAAGCCATTCGCTACCCTGTAAACAGCAATATTCCGTCTGGGAAATCGCGGACACTGGGGCTTTCGGTGGAAAATGTCTTGCGGACGCGCACCATCAAAACGGACTCTACAGGAACCTTAAAGAAAAATGCTTTCGATCTGCTTAATTTCGGCTTTTCATCTGGATATAATTTTGCAGCGGATTCTTTGCAATGGCAAGATGTGAGCCTCCGAGGTTATACCAACATTGCAGGACGGCTTAACCTGTCTTTTGGTGGGAGCATTTCCCCCTATCGCGGACTGACCTCTTTTAATACAACCTTTTCAACTTCTTTGCGCAGCCGTCAACAATCTGGATTGGCCCTTGATAGTGGAACAAAGAAAAAAACGGAATTGACCAGCGATTGGACTGATTACAAAATCCCTTGGTCGCTTGGCCTAAATCTTTCTTATGGTTATGCTGCTGGCATTTCCTCGCAGATGCAAGGACAACACCGCGCCATTTTGGATGCAAACTTCAATTTTCAATTAACCGAGAAGTGGCGGGTAGAGGGACGTAGCGGCTTCGATGTAGTCTCTGGCACTTTCACCTCCACCGATTTATCGGTTTACCGAGACTTGCACTGTTGGGAAATGGCATTTTCTGTACGGCCATTCGGGAAATACCAGTCCTTTCAGTTCCGTCTCAATGTGAAAAGTGGAAAACTTCGTAGCATCTTACGC